The following proteins are encoded in a genomic region of Brachypodium distachyon strain Bd21 chromosome 1, Brachypodium_distachyon_v3.0, whole genome shotgun sequence:
- the LOC104584100 gene encoding uncharacterized protein LOC104584100 isoform X3, which translates to MGLDFDFSARFPSPSAAAMSSADELFHNGQIRPVPRLSAILLQHHQQHASMAASSSPPLVAVESVDASGEREHWRVRGGGGMDLFPPQSEEFFAWLGKEKNSPCLRIPSLLSVK; encoded by the exons ATGGGCCTGGACTTCGACTTCTCGGCCCGCTTCCCGTCGCCCTCCGCTGCAGCCATGTCCTCCGCCGACGAGCTCTTCCACAACGGGCAGATCCGACCCGTGCCCCGCCTCTCCGCCATCCTGCTCCAGCACCACCAGCAACACGCTTccatggcggcctcctcctcgcctccgctGGTGGCAGTGGAGTCCGTGGATGCTTCCGGCGAGCGGGAGCACTGGCGCgtgcggggtggcggcggcatggaTTTGTTCCCGCCACAGTCGGAGGAATTCTTTGCTTGGTTAGGGAAGGAAAAGAACTCTCCATGCCTGCGCATCCCATCCCTCCTGTCCGTGAAG TGA
- the LOC100846863 gene encoding beta-hexosaminidase 2 has product MAANNRHGFLAILLLSLLSLAPLRSRAQTTPTTPSSSFPVNVWPKPVSMSWAEPLMAMTFSPSFRIVVAPSSGEQNPYLVSAAQRYTALLFTERYRPIVRPAANVTAQTALESLTLAVSDPQAPLQDGVDESYALQIPLAGGAATLTASTAWGAMRGLETFSQLTWRAGSTKAEQLVVAAGVRVEDRPLYQHRGLMLDTGRTYFPVADILRTIDAMAGNKMNVFHWHITDSQSFPIELPSEPALAEKGAYGDDMRYTVEDVTRIVEFAMSRGVRVVPEIDAPGHTASWAGAYPEVVSCAGKFWLPDANDWGSRLAAEPGSGQLNPLKAKTFEVMANVINDVTSLFPDGFYHAGADEVTPGCWQADPSIQADIANGGTLSQLLEKYVRAVHPHVVSKNRTAVFWEDVLLDATVNVSASLIPPATTILQTWNNGSNNTKLIVQAGYRAIVSSASFYYLDCGHGDFVGNNAVYDDPRSDYDTNGGSWCGPFKTWQRVYDYDIAHGLTAEEAKLVIGGEVALWTEQADTTVLDARIWPRASAMAEALWSGNRDATGKKRYAEATDRLNDWRQRMVGRGVRAEPIQPLWCRTRPGMCDLVR; this is encoded by the exons ATGGCGGCCAACAACAGGCATGGCTTCCTTGCAATCCTGCTCCTGTCCTTGCTGAGCTTGGCGCCGCTGCGGTCGCGCGCCcagacgacgccgacgacgccatCGTCTTCGTTCCCCGTCAATGTGTGGCCCAAGCCGGTGTCCATGTCGTGGGCGGAGCCACTCATGGCCATGACGTTCTCCCCGTCGTTCCGCATCGTCGTCGCGCCTTCGTCCGGGGAACAAAACCCCTACCTCGTCTCCGCCGCGCAGCGCTAcacggcgctgctcttcaccGAGCGGTACCGGCCCATCGTCCGGCCCGCGGCCAACGTCACGGCCCAAACCGCGCTCGAGAGCCTGACCCTGGCCGTGTCCGACCCCCAGGCCCCGCTCCAGGACGGCGTGGACGAGTCCTACGCGCTCCAGATCCCGctcgcgggcggcgcggccacgCTCACGGCGTCCACGGCCTGGGGCGCCATGCGCGGGCTCGAGACGTTCTCGCAGCTGACGTGGAGAGCCGGGAGCACGAaggcggagcagctggtggtTGCCGCTGGCGTGCGCGTGGAGGACCGACCGCTGTACCAGCACCGCGGGCTGATGCTGGACACCGGGAGGACGTACTTCCCCGTCGCCGACATCCTGCGGACCATCGACGCCATGGCCGGCAACAAGATGAACGTCTTCCACTGGCACATCACGGACTCCCAGTCGTTCCCCATCGAGCTCCCCTCCGAGCCGGCGCTCGCCGAGAAGGGCGCCTACGGGGACGACATGCGGTACACCGTGGAGGACGTCACGCGCATCGTCGAGTTCGCCATGAGCCGCGGCGTCCGCGTCGTGCCTGAGATCGACGCGCCAG GGCACACGGCGTCGTGGGCCGGGGCGTACCCGGAGGTGGTGTCGTGCGCGGGGAAGTTCTGGCTGCCCGACGCGAACGACTGGGGCAGcaggctggcggcggagccGGGTTCGGGACAGCTGAACCCGCTGAAGGCCAAGACGTTCGAGGTCATGGCCAACGTCATCAACGACGTCACCTCCCTGTTCCCGGACGGATTCTACCACGCGGGCGCGGACGAGGTGACCCCGGGCTGCTGGCAAGCGGACCCATCGATCCAGGCCGACATCGCCAACGGCGGCACGCTGAGCCAGCTCCTGGAAAAGTACGTGCGCGCCGTGCACCCGCACGTGGTGTCCAAGAACCGCACGGCCGTGTTCTGGGAGGATGTGCTCCTGGACGCCACCGTGAACGTGAGCGCGTCGCTGATCCCGCCGGCGACCACCATCCTGCAGACGTGGAACAACGGGTCCAACAACACGAAGCTGATCGTGCAGGCCGGGTACAGGGCCATCGTCTCCTCGGCGTCCTTCTACTACCTGGACTGCGGCCACGGCGACTTCGTGGGTAACAACGCGGTGTACGACGACCCGAGGAGCGACTACGACACCAATGGGGGTTCCTGGTGTGGGCCGTTCAAGACGTGGCAGCGGGTGTACGACTACGACATCGCGCACGGGCtcacggcggaggaggcgaagCTGGTCATCGGCGGGGAGGTGGCGCTGTGGACGGAGCAGGCCGACACGACCGTGCTGGACGCCAGGATTTGGCCCAGGGCTTCGGCCATGGCAGAGGCGCTGTGGTCGGGGAACCGCGACGCGACCGGCAAGAAACGGTACGCCGAGGCCACGGACCGACTCAACGACTGGCGGCAGCGCATGGTGGGGAGAGGGGTCCGCGCCGAGCCCATCCAGCCGCTCTGGTGCCGGACACGCCCCGGAATGTGCGACCTGGTTCGGTAA
- the LOC100821182 gene encoding importin-5 isoform X2, protein MASAEDQAAAAALLGGDPAAFDALLSTLMSASNADRAAAEAAFHRLRGSHPEPLALRLASSLSAPATPAELRAMAAVLLRKLLSPTPSSDSSAAAPVPLWPLLSPAGQAALKSHLLSALQSDPPKPIAKKVCDAISELAALLLPENTWAELLPFLFQAASTPEAPNLQESALLIFARLADYIAESLLDHLMTIHNLLASALAHQTSPDVRIAALSAAVNLVQCLPTNADRDKMQDLLPAMMRALTDCLNSAQEASAQEALELLVELAGAEPRFLRRQIADVAGAMLQIAEATQLEDGTRHLAVEFVITLAEARERAPGMMRRLPQFVGRLFQVLMQMLLDVEEDAAWHTAETEDEDAGEGNNYGVAQECLDRLAIAIGGNAIVPIASELLPQYLSAPEWQKHHAALITLAQIAEGCAKVMLKNLEQVVSMILNGFQHPHPRVRWAAINAIGQLSTDLGPDLQVQYHQKVLPALANAMDDFQNPRVQAHAASAILNFSENCTPEILTPYLDGIVGKLLVLLQNGKQMVQEGALTALASVADSSQDHFNKYYDAVMPYLKAILMNATDKSNRMLRAKSMECISLVGMAVGKEKFRDDAKQVMEVLMALQGTPMETDDPITSYMLQAWARLCKCLGQDFLPYMSVVMPPLLQSAQLKPDVTITSAESDDEIESDDDSIETITLGDKRIGIRTSVLEEKATACNMLCCYADELKEGFFPWIDQVAPTLVPLLKFYFHEEVRRAAVAAMPELLRSAKLAVEKGQAQGRDESYVKQLSDYIIPALVEALHKEPETEMCSSMLDSLNECMQLSGRLLDENQVRAISDEIKNVIIASATRKRDRVERTKAEDFDADEGELLKEENEQEEEVFDQVGECLGTLIKTFKASFLPFFDELSVYITPMLGKDKTAFLTLLYGCLSA, encoded by the exons ATGGCGTCCGCCGAAGACcaggccgcggccgccgcgctgctggGTGGCGACCCGGCGGCGTTCGACGCGCTGCTCTCCACGCTCATGTCGGCCTCCaacgccgaccgcgccgccgccgaggccgcctTCCACCGCCTCCGCGGCTCCCACCCGGAGCCCCTCGCGCTGCGCCTCGCGTCGTCGCTCTCGGCGCCGGCCACCCCCGCGGAACtccgcgccatggccgcggtcCTCCTTCGCAAGCTCCTGTCCCCGACGCCCTCCTCCGactcgtccgccgccgcgccggtgcCGCTCTggcccctcctctcccccgctGGTCAGGCCGCGCTCAAGTCCCACCTCCTCAGCGCGCTCCAGTCCGACCCCCCCAAGCCCATCGCGAAGAAGGTCTGCGACGCCATATCCGAgctcgccgcgctcctcctcccggagaACACGTGGGCCGAGCTTCTCCCGTTCCTCTTCCAGGCTGCCTCGACCCCGGAGGCGCCCAACTTGCAGGAGTCGGCGCTGCTCATCTTCGCTCGACTTGCGGATTACATTGCTGAATCTCTTCTCGACCACTTGATGACCATCCACAACCTCCTCGCCTCTGCTCTGGCGCACCAAACATCGCCTGATGTTCGCATCGCTGCACTGAGTGCTGCGGTTAATCTCGTTCAGTGCCTGCCCACCAACGCCGACCGTGACAAGATGCAGGATTTGCTGCCCGCGATGATGAGGGCACTCACGGATTGCCTAAACTCTGCCCAGGAGGCATCTGCACAGGAGGCGCTGGAGCTGCTCGTGGAGCTCGCTGGTGCAGAGCCAAGGTTCCTGCGGCGACAGATTGCGGATGTGGCAGGAGCAATGCTGCAAATAGCTGAAGCTACACAGCTGGAGGATGGGACTAGGCACCTGGCTGTAGAGTTTGTTATCACTCTTGCAGAGGCGAGGGAGCGTGCACCAGGAATGATGCGGCGACTCCCACAGTTTGTTGGCAGACTTTTTCAAGTGCTCATGCAGATGCTGCTTGATGTAGAGGAGGACGCTGCATGGCACACAGCCGAAACTGAGGATGAAGATGCAGGTGAAGGGAACAACTATGGAGTAGCACAGGAGTGCCTTGACCGTCTCGCCATTGCCATTGGCGGAAATGCAATTGTGCCAATTGCATCTGAGCTGCTTCCACAATACCTCTCTGCTCCTGAATGGCAGAAGCACCATGCTGCGCTCATCACACTTGCACAGATTGCAGAAGGATGTGCAAAG GTTATGCTTAAAAATTTGGAGCAGGTGGTTTCAATGATATTGAATGGATTTCAACATCCTCATCCTCGTGTACGGTGGGCTGCAATCAATGCCATTGGTCAACTGTCTACAGATTTGGGCCCAGACTTGCAGGTTCAGTACCACCAAAAGGTGCTGCCTGCATTGGCTAACGCCATGGACGATTTCCAGAATCCACGGGTGCAG GCACATGCTGCGTCTGCTATCTTGAATTTCAGTGAGAATTGCACACCAGAAATTTTGACACCATACCTGGATGGGATTGTTGGCAAgttgcttgttcttcttcaG AATGGCAAGCAAATGGTGCAAGAGGGAGCATTGACAGCTTTAGCATCAGTAGCTGACTCATCACAG GACCACTTCAATAAATACTATGATGCTGTTATGCCATACCTGAAAGCTATTTTAATGAATGCAACGGACAAGTCTAATCGGATGCTCCGTGCCAAGTCCATGGAGTGTATTAGTCTTGTTGGAATGGCTGTGGGCAAGGAGAAGTTTAGGGATGACGCCAAGCAG GTCATGGAAGTACTTATGGCTTTGCAAGGAACTCCGATGGAAACAGACGATCCGATAACCAGCTACATGTTGCAG GCTTGGGCCAGGCTATGCAAATGCCTTGGACAGGATTTTCTTCCTTACATGAGTGTTGTTATGCCGCCGCTGCTTCAGTCTGCTCAGCTGAAGCCTGATGTCACAATTACTTCAGCTGAATCAGATGATGAAATAGAATCAGATGATGATAG CATTGAAACAATCACACTGGGGGACAAAAGAATAGGAATCCGAACTAGTGTGCTGGAAGAGAAAGCAACAGCTTGCAACATGCTTTGCTGCTATGCTGATGAGCTCAAGGAGGGGTTCTTCCCATGGATTGATCAG GTTGCTCCTACGCTGGTTCCTTTGCTTAAATTTTACTTCCATGAAGAAGTGAGGAGAGCTGCTGTTGCAG CTATGCCTGAACTTTTACGTTCGGCAAAGTTGGCTGTTGAGAAGGGGCAGGCTCAAGGACGTGATGAGTCTTATGTTAAACAATTGTCTGATTACATAATTCCAGCTCtcgtggaggcgctgcacaaG GAGCCAGAAACCGAAATGtgctcatccatgctggaTTCGTTGAACGAGTGCATGCAG CTTTCTGGGCGCCTCCTTGATGAAAACCAAGTAAGAGCTATTTCAGATGAGATTAAGAATGTTATTATAGCCAGTGCAACCAGGAAAAGAGACAGGGTAGAGAGAACGAAAGCCGAAGATTTTGATGCTGATGAAGGAGAACTACTCAAAGAAGAGAATGaacaggaggaggaagtgtTTGATCAG
- the LOC100846686 gene encoding uncharacterized protein LOC100846686 — protein MPSKEKLCTGVVTNLAIIRQDQRLTGLCASFLKATSMQSVVVLVLLLLLLLDGEVASSTDDGQFAYQGFATARLMLDVASITPNGLLELSNKKGHAFYPSPLSFRKHSSATTNSSIVARSFSTSFVFAIVGKYDGLSSYGLAFVVAPTTNFSVANGGPYMSLLNSTNGTANNRILAVELDTIMNTEFQDIDSNHVGIDINSLVSQQAKPAGYYADDDGTFRDLRLNSRKPMQVWVDYDGQTRQLNVTLSPVQVPKPKKPLLSEAIDLSAVMEDTMYVGFSSSAGISIITRHYVLGWSFSLDGPALPLDFSKLPTLPRLGPKPRSKVFDIVLPLTTGLLVAAVLATIFFFLWHRRRFAEVREDWEDEFGPHRFVYKDLFLATDGFKERNLLGIGGFGRVYKGVIPTANLDIAVKRVSHDSRQGVREFIAEVVSIGHLRHRNIVQLLGYCRRKGELLLVYDYMENGSLDKYLYIKNGPTLYWCERYKIIKGVMASLLYLHEEWEQVVIHRDIKASNVLLDSQMNGRLGDFGLARLYDHGTIGKTTHVVGTMGYLAPELVCTGKATPLTDMFAFGIFLLEITCGRRPIDIDENNNQVVLIDWVLEHHRNDSILDVIDPRLAGNFNEEEVILVLKLGLMCSHPSPNTRPIMRKVMQYLDGGLSAPDLSPTYVNYSMMMLMQHEGFDSYMTLCPQSETSICTVSGESSFTYQGFAAANLTLDGLATVLPNGLLALTNFTYQTKGHAFHPVPLRFLNKPTSTNTTAVARSFSTSFVFAVVSRYDGLSDQGLAFVVTPTMNLSTANAGQYLGLLNATNGTASNRILAVELDTIMNPEFSDINSNHVGINVNSLMSRQAKPAGYYGDDDGAFRGLMLNSRKLMQVWVDYDGQGRQLNVTLAPIQVPKPRKPLLSEVIDLSTFMEDPMYVGFSSSSGVVFTHHYVLGWSFSLDGPSPPLHFSKLPTLPRVGPKPRSKLLDVVLPLATALLVAAVLVVVFFFVWRRHRYAEVREDWEDEFGPHRFAYKDLFCATDGFKDKNLLGAGGFGKVYKGVLPASSLEVAVKRVSHGSRQGVREFVAELVSIGRLRHRNLAQLLGYCRRKSELLLVYDYMENGSLDKYLYNKNGPSLNWQERYWVIKGIASSLLYLHEDWEQIVIHRDIKASNVLLDSQMNARLGDFGLARLYDHGMDGQTTHVVGTMGYLAPELLRTGKATPATDIFAFGVFLLEVVCGRRPVESEKHGNKMVLIDWVLEHHRNGSILDTVDPGLMGKFDIQEVTIVLKLGLLCAHPSPNTRPSARKVMQYLDRSRSVPNLSPTYISYSTLALMQNEGFDSYIMPCPLFAKSVHTVSGDSSVTVLLDGR, from the exons ATGCCGTCGAAAGAAAAACTGTGCACCGGCGTGGTAACAAACCTGGCAATTATTAGGCAGGACCAAAGACTCACTGGGTTGTGTGCAAGCTTCCTGAAGGCAACAAGCATGCAGTCAGTGGTAGTCCTTGTTCTGCTCCTGCTGTTGCTCCTGGATGGAGAGGTGGCCTCGTCCACGGACGACGGCCAGTTCGCCTACCAAGGTTTCGCCACGGCGAGGCTGATGCTGGACGTCGCCAGTATCACGCCCAACGGGCTCCTCGAACTCTCCAACAAAAAAGGCCACGCCTTCTATCCCTCACCACTCAGCTTCCGCAAACACTCCTCGGCAACCACGAACTCCAGCATCGTGGCGCGGTCTTTCTCCACGTCTTTCGTGTTCGCCATTGTAGGCAAATACGATGGCCTGAGCAGCTATGGGCTCGCCTTTGTGGTCGCCCCGACTACAAACTTCTCGGTGGCAAATGGCGGACCATACATGAGCCTTCTCAACTCAACGAACGGCACCGCCAACAATCGCATCTTGGCGGTTGAGCTCGATACCATCATGAACACCGAGTTCCAAGACATCGATAGCAACCATGTCGGCATCGACATCAACAGCCTCGTGTCGCAGCAGGCAAAGCCAGCCGGCTACTATGCCGACGATGATGGCACCTTCCGAGACCTGAGGCTAAATAGCCGCAAGCCGATGCAGGTGTGGGTGGACTACGATGGCCAGACCAGGCAACTCAATGTGACATTATCTCCTGTGCAAGTGCCGAAGCCCAAGAAACCTCTACTCTCTGAAGCCATTGATCTCTCTGCAGTCATGGAGGACACGATGTATGTCGGTTTCTCATCGTCAGCAGGTATCAGTATAATCACGCGCCACTACGTGCTCGGATGGAGTTTCAGCTTGGACGGACCTGCCTTGCCACTTGACTTCTCAAAGCTTCCCACCCTGCCACGTTTGGGTCCAAAACCTCGATCCAAGGTCTTCGACATCGTGTTGCCACTGACCACCGGATTGCTCGTCGCTGCAGTGCTAGCCaccatctttttcttcttgtggCATCGGCGTCGATTCGCAGAGGTGCGAGAGGATTGGGAGGACGAGTTTGGCCCACACCGGTTTGTGTACAAGGATCTCTTTCTTGCCACCGATGGTTTCAAGGAGAGGAATTTACTTGGTATAGGAGGTTTTGGAAGAGTATACAAAGGGGTCATTCCTACAGCCAATTTAGATATTGCAGTGAAAAGAGTGTCACATGATTCAAGACAAGGAGTAAGGGAATTCATTGCTGAGGTGGTGAGCATTGGTCACCTCCGACACCGAAACATTGTACAATTGCTAGGCTACTGCCGGCGCAAGGGTGAGCTTCTCTTGGTCTATGACTACATGGAAAATGGTAGTCTTGACAAGTACCTATACATTAAAAATGGCCCGACTTTATATTGGTGCGAAAGGTACAAGATTATCAAAGGTGTCATGGCAAGTTTATTGTATCTTCATGAAGAATGGGAGCAAGTTGTCATCCACCGTGATATAAAGGCTAGCAATGTGCTCTTGGACAGCCAGATGAATGGGCGTTTGGGTGATTTTGGTCTAGCAAGGTTATACGATCATGGCACAATTGGTAAAACTACACATGTGGTTGGTACCATGGGATACCTTGCACCCGAACTTGTCTGCACTGGGAAAGCAACACCCTTAACTGACATGTTCGCATTTGGAATTTTTCTACTAGAGATCACTTGTGGGCGTAGGCCAATCGACATCGACGAGAACAACAACCAGGTAGTGTTGATCGACTGGGTGCTTGAGCACCACCGCAACGACTCAATTTTAGACGTCATAGATCCACGGCTTGCGGGAAATTTCAATGAAGAAGAAGTCATCCTCGTGCTCAAATTGGGTTTGATGTGCTCGCACCCGTCACCCAACACAAGACCTATCATGAGAAAGGTCATGCAATACCTGGACGGTGGCCTGTCGGCCCCTGACTTGTCCCCAACCTACGTGAACTATAGCATGATGATGTTGATGCAGCACGAAGGGTTTGATTCGTACATGACGTTGTGCCCTCAGTCAGAGACGAGCATTTGCACTGTATCCGGCGAGTCTTCA TTTACTTACCAAGGCTTTGCGGCAGCAAACCTTACGCTAGACGGACTCGCTACCGTCCTGCCCAATGGCCTCCTCGCACTCACAAACTTTACTTACCAGACTAAAGGCCACGCCTTCCACCCCGTGCCGCTCCGCTTCCTCAACAAGCCCACGTCGACGAACACCACTGCCGTGGCGCGGTCCTTCTCCACGTCCTTCGTGTTCGCCGTTGTGTCCAGATACGACGGCTTGAGTGACCAAGGGCTCGCCTTCGTGGTCACCCCGACCATGAACCTGTCAACGGCAAACGCCGGGCAGTACCTAGGCCTCCTCAATGCAACAAACGGCACCGCGAGCAACCGAATCTTGGCGGTCGAGCTCGACACCATCATGAACCCTGAGTTCAGCGACATCAATAGCAACCACGTCGGCATCAACGTGAACAGCCTCATGTCACGGCAGGCCAAGCCGGCAGGTTACTATGGCGATGATGATGGCGCCTTCCGAGGCCTGATGCTAAACAGCCGAAAGCTGATGCAGGTGTGGGTAGACTATGATGGCCAGGGCAGGCAACTCAATGTGACGTTAGCCCCGATACAAGTGCCCAAGCCCAGGAAACCTCTGCTCTCCGAGGTAATTGATCTATCCACCTTCATGGAGGACCCAATGTATGTGGGCTTCTCATCGTCATCAGGCGTCGTGTTCACACACCATTATGTGTTGGGATGGAGCTTCAGCCTCGATGGACCTTCCCCACCACTTCACTTCTCCAAGCTTCCCACCCTGCCACGCGTGGGTCCAAAGCCTCGGTCCAAGCTCTTGGATGTTGTGCTGCCACTGGCCACCGCATTGCTCGTCGCTGCAGTGCTAGttgttgtcttcttctttgtgTGGCGTCGGCATCGATATGCTGAGGTGCGTGAAGATTGGGAGGATGAATTTGGACCGCACAGATTCGCATACAAAGATCTGTTTTGTGCCACCGATGGTTTCAAGGACAAGAATTTACTAGGGGCTGGAGGATTTGGGAAGGTGTACAAAGGGGTGCTTCCTGCATCTAGTTTGGAGGTCGCGGTGAAGAGAGTGTCGCATGGttcaaggcaaggagtaagggaGTTTGTAGCTGAGTTGGTGAGCATCGGTCGTCTCCGGCACCGAAATCTCGCACAGTTACTGGGCTACTGCCGACGCAAGAGTGAACTTCTTTTGGTTTATGATTATATGGAAAATGGTAGTCTTGATAAGTACTTATACAACAAAAATGGACCATCTCTAAATTGGCAAGAGAGGTATTGGGTCATCAAAGGCATTGCGTCAAGCTTGTTATATCTACATGAGGATTGGGAGCAAATCGTCATCCACCGAGATATAAAGGCTAGCAATGTGCTCTTGGATAGCCAAATGAATGCACGGTTAGGCGATTTTGGTCTCGCGCGGTTATATGACCATGGCATGGATGGTCAAACAACCCATGTTGTTGGCACCATGGGGTACCTTGCACCTGAACTTTTACGCACCGGGAAGGCAACACCTGCAACCGATATATTTGCATTTGGTGTGTTCCTCCTAGAGGTTGTTTGTGGACGGAGGCCAGTCGAGAGTGAAAAACACGGTAACAAGATGGTGTTGATCGACTGGGTCCTTGAGCATCACCGTAATGGTTCAATCCTCGACACAGTGGATCCAGGACTCATGGGAAAGTTTGATATACAGGAGGTAACCATCGTTCTCAAACTAGGTTTATTGTGTGCACACCCATCACCCAATACAAGGCCTAGTGCAAGAAAGGTCATGCAGTACCTAGATCGTAGCAGGTCGGTTCCTAACTTGTCTCCAACCTACATAAGCTATAGCACATTGGCGTTGATGCAGAATGAAGGGTTCGATTCGTACATCATGCCATGTCCTCTATTTGCGAAGAGCGTTCACACTGTATCCGGTGATTCTTCAGTGACAGTTCTTTTAGACGGGAGATGA
- the LOC104584100 gene encoding uncharacterized protein LOC104584100 isoform X1, with the protein MGLDFDFSARFPSPSAAAMSSADELFHNGQIRPVPRLSAILLQHHQQHASMAASSSPPLVAVESVDASGEREHWRVRGGGGMDLFPPQSEEFFAWLGKEKNSPCLRIPSLLSVKEVSFF; encoded by the exons ATGGGCCTGGACTTCGACTTCTCGGCCCGCTTCCCGTCGCCCTCCGCTGCAGCCATGTCCTCCGCCGACGAGCTCTTCCACAACGGGCAGATCCGACCCGTGCCCCGCCTCTCCGCCATCCTGCTCCAGCACCACCAGCAACACGCTTccatggcggcctcctcctcgcctccgctGGTGGCAGTGGAGTCCGTGGATGCTTCCGGCGAGCGGGAGCACTGGCGCgtgcggggtggcggcggcatggaTTTGTTCCCGCCACAGTCGGAGGAATTCTTTGCTTGGTTAGGGAAGGAAAAGAACTCTCCATGCCTGCGCATCCCATCCCTCCTGTCCGTGAAG GAAGTAAGTTTCTTCTAG
- the LOC104584100 gene encoding uncharacterized protein LOC104584100 isoform X2, with translation MGLDFDFSARFPSPSAAAMSSADELFHNGQIRPVPRLSAILLQHHQQHASMAASSSPPLVAVESVDASGEREHWRVRGGGGMDLFPPQSEEFFAWLGKEKNSPCLRIPSLLSVKSLIS, from the exons ATGGGCCTGGACTTCGACTTCTCGGCCCGCTTCCCGTCGCCCTCCGCTGCAGCCATGTCCTCCGCCGACGAGCTCTTCCACAACGGGCAGATCCGACCCGTGCCCCGCCTCTCCGCCATCCTGCTCCAGCACCACCAGCAACACGCTTccatggcggcctcctcctcgcctccgctGGTGGCAGTGGAGTCCGTGGATGCTTCCGGCGAGCGGGAGCACTGGCGCgtgcggggtggcggcggcatggaTTTGTTCCCGCCACAGTCGGAGGAATTCTTTGCTTGGTTAGGGAAGGAAAAGAACTCTCCATGCCTGCGCATCCCATCCCTCCTGTCCGTGAAG TCTCTGATATCTTAA